A single window of Zea mays cultivar B73 chromosome 10, Zm-B73-REFERENCE-NAM-5.0, whole genome shotgun sequence DNA harbors:
- the LOC103640786 gene encoding uncharacterized protein, translating to MPIFRLFDDYRDEDFYGLPRKYSIVARVEVKFPIEPRFRDRQHFVLSDINGAKIEAITYMYETVKHFDNLLHEKHVYKMHNVKFSLHPGEFNFRHLNGPMELCLDQQTIVEPYTVPIQMAPFPKQILLNLADIAELPNRTLVDIMAVVVHLDTIHRTMWGPFRKIVIMDARGYLHIIKVWGDLLNKNALRWALAKEDYGIIIGTMFRRFRRQECLESSDHTAIHFNPFHHNTHHFRPIQKALVALNNRQFAVTFLEEERRR from the exons ATGCCTAT CTTCAGATTGTTCGACGACTACCGTGATGAAGATTTTTATGGGCTTCCGCGGAAATACAGTATTGTCGCTCGGGTCGAAGTTAAATTCCCGATTGAACCACGTTTTCGTGATAGACAACATTTCGTTTTGTCTGACATCAAT GGAGCCAAGATCGAGGCCATAACATATATGTATGAGACAGTCAAACATTTCGACAATTTGCTCCATGAAAAGCATGTTTACAAGATGCATAATGTGAAGTTCAGTCTTCATCCGGGTGAATTTAATTTTCGTCATCTAAATGGTCCCATGGAATTGTGTCTTGACCAACAAACTATCGTGGAGCCATACACTGTTCCAATTCAGATGGCGCCATTCCCAAAACAAATACTATTGAACCTTGCTGATATTGCCGAGTTGCCAAACAGGACTTTAGTCG ACATTATGGCTGTTGTAGTCCACTTGGATACAATACATCGCACAATGTGGGGCCCTTTCAGAAAGATTGTTATAATGGATGCTAG GGGATATTTACATATCATTAAAGTTTGGGGTGACCTACTAAACAAAAATGCACTCCGCTGGGCGTTGGCTAAGGAGGATTATGGCATAATAATTGGGACTATGTTTAGACGGTTCAGAAGACAAG AGTGCCTCGAGTCTTCGGATCATACCGCAATACACTTCAATCCGTTCCATCACAACACCCATCATTTTCGAC CAATCCAAAAAGCTTTGGTGGCGCTGAACAACCGTCAGTTTGCTGTTACATTTCTTGAAGAAGAAAGGCGTAGATAG